A section of the Streptomyces sp. SCL15-4 genome encodes:
- the cmk gene encoding (d)CMP kinase, whose amino-acid sequence MENGAAPTARPVIVAIDGPSGTGKSSTSKAVAAQLGLSYLDTGAQYRAITWWMVTNGIDLEDPTAIAAVAGKPEIVSGTDPAAPAITVDGVDVSGPIRTQEVTSKVSAVSAVPEVRARITELQRSLAAAAEHGIVVEGRDIGTTVLPDADLKIFLTASPEARAARRSGELKGADVHATREALIKRDAADSSRKTSPLAKADDAVEVDTTELSLNQVIECVVTLVEEKRAGK is encoded by the coding sequence GTGGAAAACGGCGCCGCCCCGACCGCCAGGCCCGTGATCGTCGCGATCGACGGTCCCTCCGGCACCGGCAAGTCGAGCACGTCGAAGGCCGTCGCCGCGCAGCTCGGCCTCAGCTACCTGGACACCGGCGCCCAGTACCGGGCGATCACCTGGTGGATGGTGACCAACGGCATCGACCTGGAGGACCCGACCGCCATCGCCGCCGTCGCCGGCAAGCCGGAGATCGTCTCCGGCACCGACCCGGCCGCCCCGGCCATCACGGTCGACGGCGTGGACGTGTCCGGCCCGATCCGCACCCAGGAGGTCACCTCCAAGGTCAGCGCGGTCAGCGCGGTGCCCGAGGTGCGCGCCCGGATCACCGAGCTGCAGCGCTCGCTGGCCGCCGCCGCGGAGCACGGCATCGTCGTCGAGGGCCGGGACATCGGTACGACCGTCCTCCCGGACGCCGACCTGAAGATCTTCCTCACCGCCTCCCCGGAGGCCCGCGCGGCCCGCCGCAGCGGCGAGCTGAAGGGCGCCGACGTCCACGCCACCCGCGAGGCGCTGATCAAGCGGGACGCGGCCGACTCCAGCCGCAAGACCTCGCCGCTCGCCAAGGCCGACGACGCCGTCGAGGTGGACACCACCGAGCTGTCCCTCAACCAGGTCATCGAGTGCGTCGTCACCCTGGTCGAGGAGAAGCGGGCCGGGAAGTGA
- the der gene encoding ribosome biogenesis GTPase Der has translation MNDDIQPDGSAEHEYEHGALGDAEYAQFMELAAEEGFDIEDVEGAIEAAGHGPLPVLAVVGRPNVGKSTLVNRMIGRREAVVEDRPGVTRDRVTYEAEWAGRRFKVVDTGGWEQDVLGIDASVAAQAEYAIEAADAVVFVVDAKVGATDTDEAVVRLLRKAGKPVVLCANKVDGPSGEADAAYLWNLGLGEPHPVSALHGRGTGDMLDAVLEVLPDAPEQSFGTAVGGPRRIALIGRPNVGKSSLLNKVAGEERVVVNELAGTTRDPVDEIIELGGKTWKFVDTAGIRKRVHLQQGADYYASLRTAAAVEKAEVAVILIDASENISVQDQRIVTMAVEAGRAIVVAFNKWDTLDEERRYYLEREIETELGQVAWAPRVNVSARTGRHMERLVPAIETALAGWETRVPTGRLNAFLGELVSAHPHPIRGGKQPRILFGTQAGTKPPRFVLFASGFIEAGYRRFIERRLREEFGFEGTPIHISVRVREKRGAKKK, from the coding sequence ATGAACGACGACATCCAGCCCGACGGCTCGGCCGAGCACGAGTACGAGCACGGGGCTCTCGGCGACGCCGAGTACGCGCAGTTCATGGAGCTCGCCGCGGAAGAGGGCTTCGACATCGAGGACGTCGAGGGCGCCATCGAGGCGGCGGGCCACGGTCCGCTGCCCGTGCTCGCCGTCGTCGGCCGTCCCAATGTCGGCAAGTCGACCCTGGTCAACCGGATGATCGGCCGCCGTGAGGCGGTCGTGGAGGACCGGCCGGGCGTCACCCGCGACCGTGTCACCTACGAGGCCGAGTGGGCCGGCCGCCGCTTCAAGGTCGTCGACACCGGCGGCTGGGAGCAGGACGTCCTCGGCATCGACGCCTCCGTGGCGGCCCAGGCCGAGTACGCGATCGAGGCGGCCGACGCGGTCGTGTTCGTCGTGGACGCCAAGGTCGGCGCGACCGACACCGACGAGGCGGTCGTCCGGCTGCTGCGCAAGGCCGGCAAGCCGGTCGTGCTGTGCGCCAACAAGGTCGACGGCCCGAGCGGCGAGGCCGACGCGGCCTATCTGTGGAACCTCGGCCTCGGCGAGCCCCACCCGGTCTCGGCGCTGCACGGCCGCGGCACCGGCGACATGCTCGACGCCGTCCTGGAGGTGCTGCCGGACGCGCCCGAGCAGTCCTTCGGCACCGCGGTCGGCGGCCCCCGCCGGATCGCCCTGATCGGCCGCCCGAACGTCGGCAAGTCCTCGCTGCTGAACAAGGTCGCCGGCGAGGAGCGCGTCGTCGTCAACGAGCTGGCGGGCACCACCCGCGACCCGGTGGACGAGATCATCGAACTCGGCGGCAAGACCTGGAAGTTCGTGGACACCGCCGGCATCCGCAAGCGCGTCCACCTCCAGCAGGGCGCCGACTACTACGCCTCCCTGCGCACGGCGGCGGCCGTGGAGAAGGCCGAGGTGGCGGTCATCCTGATCGACGCCTCGGAGAACATCTCCGTGCAGGACCAGCGGATCGTCACCATGGCCGTCGAGGCGGGCCGCGCGATCGTCGTCGCCTTCAACAAGTGGGACACCCTCGACGAGGAGCGCCGCTACTACCTGGAGCGGGAGATCGAGACCGAGCTGGGCCAGGTGGCCTGGGCGCCCCGGGTGAACGTCTCGGCGCGTACCGGCCGCCACATGGAGAGGCTGGTCCCGGCGATCGAGACGGCTCTCGCCGGCTGGGAGACCCGGGTTCCGACCGGCCGCCTGAACGCCTTCCTCGGCGAGCTGGTCTCGGCCCATCCGCACCCGATCCGGGGCGGCAAGCAGCCGCGCATCCTGTTCGGCACCCAGGCCGGCACCAAGCCGCCGCGGTTCGTGCTCTTCGCCTCCGGCTTCATCGAGGCGGGCTACCGGCGCTTCATCGAGCGCCGCCTGCGCGAGGAGTTCGGCTTCGAGGGCACCCCGATCCACATCTCGGTGCGGGTGCGCGAGAAGCGCGGCGCGAAGAAGAAGTGA
- a CDS encoding Rieske (2Fe-2S) protein encodes MTQPATRRTVLTTGAGALALGCVGCGGESGGSTAPQPPTAPASSPAPTAEGSAGETSPAAKEAAPAGQPLARTGDIPEGGGKIFADQKIVVTQPEKGRFKAFSAVCTHQGCTVSQVTDGTILCPCHGSRFRIADGSVAAGPANRPLAEEPVTVRGNAVYLA; translated from the coding sequence ATGACCCAGCCAGCGACACGGCGCACGGTTCTGACCACGGGCGCCGGGGCGCTCGCCCTGGGCTGCGTGGGGTGCGGCGGGGAAAGCGGCGGCTCCACCGCGCCGCAGCCGCCCACGGCACCGGCGTCGTCGCCGGCGCCCACCGCCGAGGGTTCCGCCGGGGAGACGTCCCCCGCGGCGAAGGAGGCGGCTCCCGCCGGGCAACCGCTGGCCCGGACCGGCGACATCCCCGAGGGCGGCGGCAAGATCTTCGCGGACCAAAAGATCGTGGTCACCCAGCCCGAGAAGGGCCGCTTCAAGGCGTTCTCGGCGGTCTGCACCCACCAGGGCTGCACGGTGAGCCAGGTGACGGACGGCACCATCCTGTGCCCCTGCCACGGCAGCCGGTTCCGGATCGCCGACGGTTCGGTGGCCGCGGGCCCGGCGAACCGGCCGCTGGCCGAGGAGCCGGTCACGGTCCGCGGAAATGCCGTCTACCTGGCCTGA
- a CDS encoding MFS transporter, whose protein sequence is MSGTTTAAVRQRRRAAGAGADRWVVLVVLCASLLLVALDATVLHVAVPAVTEDLRPGAVELLWIVDVYPLVCASLLILFGTLGDRVGRRRVLLLGYGLFGVASAVAAFAWSAPALVLARALLGVGGAMIMPATLSILRQVFPDRRERALAIGVWSAVAAVGAAVGPLLGGFLLEHFWWGSVFLVNIPLMLISLPVGRMLLPESRGTADGPWDVTGALLAAGGLFGAVLGVKRLGGGQAPTSLATWLPLLAGAALLLLFVRRQRRHPHPLVELRMFARPAFGTSVGCIVLAMLALVGLELVAAQYLQLVLGLSPLETGLRLLPLTVAAMAAGLAGARVLRRFGPRRMVCAGFCLTAAAVLTLTAMGGTDDPPLLLAGFVLLGFGLETTLFGAYESMLSEAPAGRAGGAAAIGETSYQLGAGIGIALLGSVMNAAYAPGLRAVPGVPQDASDAAGHSLGEAYEVAGRLGGTAGAALRRAARDSFVHGLHVTLLVSAGLLLLGAALALRLPRDMQCGGEPADGEAGLPAPREAEPSPGKPRVTA, encoded by the coding sequence ATGTCCGGGACGACCACGGCCGCCGTGCGGCAGCGGCGGCGGGCGGCCGGGGCCGGTGCGGACCGGTGGGTCGTCCTCGTCGTCCTGTGCGCCAGCCTGCTGCTCGTCGCGCTCGACGCCACCGTGCTGCACGTGGCGGTCCCCGCCGTCACCGAGGACCTCCGGCCCGGCGCCGTGGAACTGCTGTGGATCGTCGACGTCTACCCACTGGTCTGTGCCTCGCTGCTGATCCTCTTCGGCACCCTGGGCGACCGGGTCGGCCGCAGACGGGTGCTGCTGCTCGGCTACGGCCTCTTCGGTGTCGCCTCCGCCGTGGCCGCGTTCGCCTGGAGCGCGCCGGCGCTCGTCCTCGCCCGCGCGCTGCTCGGCGTCGGCGGCGCGATGATCATGCCGGCCACGCTGTCGATCCTCCGTCAGGTCTTCCCCGACCGGCGCGAGCGCGCCCTCGCCATCGGCGTCTGGAGCGCGGTGGCGGCGGTCGGCGCGGCGGTCGGACCGCTGCTCGGCGGTTTCCTGCTGGAGCACTTCTGGTGGGGCTCGGTCTTCCTGGTCAACATCCCGCTGATGCTGATCAGCCTTCCGGTGGGCCGGATGCTGCTGCCGGAGTCCCGGGGCACGGCCGACGGACCCTGGGACGTGACCGGCGCGCTGCTCGCGGCGGGCGGGCTCTTCGGTGCCGTCCTCGGAGTGAAGCGGCTCGGCGGCGGCCAGGCGCCGACGAGCCTGGCCACCTGGCTGCCCCTGCTGGCCGGAGCGGCCCTCCTCCTCCTCTTCGTGCGGCGCCAGCGGCGGCACCCGCATCCGCTGGTGGAACTGCGGATGTTCGCCCGGCCCGCGTTCGGCACCTCGGTGGGCTGCATCGTCCTGGCCATGCTCGCGCTGGTCGGCCTGGAGCTGGTCGCCGCCCAGTACCTGCAACTGGTGCTCGGCCTGTCCCCGCTGGAGACCGGCCTCAGGCTGCTGCCGCTGACCGTCGCCGCGATGGCGGCGGGCCTGGCGGGCGCGCGCGTGCTGCGCCGCTTCGGGCCGCGCCGGATGGTGTGCGCCGGGTTCTGCCTGACGGCCGCCGCGGTGCTGACCCTGACCGCGATGGGCGGTACCGACGACCCGCCGCTGCTGCTGGCCGGTTTCGTGCTGCTGGGCTTCGGCCTGGAGACCACTCTCTTCGGCGCGTACGAGTCGATGCTCAGCGAGGCCCCGGCCGGCCGGGCGGGCGGCGCGGCGGCCATCGGCGAGACGTCGTACCAGCTCGGCGCGGGCATCGGCATCGCGCTGCTGGGCAGCGTGATGAACGCGGCCTACGCGCCGGGGCTGCGCGCGGTGCCGGGTGTGCCGCAGGACGCCTCGGACGCGGCGGGCCATAGCCTCGGCGAGGCCTACGAGGTGGCCGGCCGGCTCGGCGGGACCGCCGGGGCCGCGCTGCGCCGGGCGGCGCGGGACTCCTTCGTGCACGGGCTGCACGTGACGCTGCTGGTGAGCGCGGGCCTGTTGCTGCTGGGCGCGGCGCTGGCGCTGCGGCTGCCGCGGGACATGCAGTGCGGCGGGGAACCGGCCGACGGCGAGGCGGGACTGCCGGCACCCCGGGAGGCCGAGCCGTCTCCCGGCAAGCCGAGGGTCACCGCCTGA
- a CDS encoding transglycosylase family protein, translating to MSECADTTRHPARSEGTRRGRTTATLAGAALLAPLGLLAATGNAAAADNGVWDRIARCESGGNWHINTGNGYYGGLQFSAGTWRAYGGTAYAPTADQASRSAQIAVATRVQQAQGWGAWPVCSARAGASGGAPAAARTGSSGTTAHKSGATTKSAPATSAPVNSAPARAPQRQAAGTGRGAAGGDYTVRAGDTLSTIAARHGTSWQRIYAANRAVIGDDPDVIVPGQRLAL from the coding sequence ATGTCCGAGTGTGCCGATACCACCCGCCACCCCGCCCGTTCCGAGGGCACCCGCAGAGGCCGCACCACGGCCACCCTCGCGGGAGCCGCCCTGCTGGCCCCCTTGGGCCTGCTGGCCGCGACCGGCAACGCCGCCGCGGCGGACAACGGGGTATGGGACCGCATCGCCCGGTGCGAGAGCGGCGGCAACTGGCACATCAACACCGGCAACGGCTATTACGGCGGGCTCCAGTTCTCCGCCGGCACCTGGCGCGCGTACGGCGGCACCGCCTACGCCCCGACGGCCGACCAGGCCTCCAGGAGCGCGCAGATCGCCGTCGCCACCCGGGTCCAGCAGGCCCAGGGCTGGGGCGCCTGGCCGGTCTGCTCCGCCCGGGCCGGAGCCTCGGGCGGGGCCCCGGCGGCCGCCCGCACCGGCTCCTCCGGTACGACGGCCCACAAGAGCGGCGCGACGACGAAGTCCGCCCCCGCGACGTCCGCCCCCGTGAACTCCGCCCCGGCCCGGGCGCCGCAGCGCCAGGCGGCCGGCACCGGCCGCGGTGCCGCCGGCGGTGACTACACGGTCCGCGCGGGCGACACCCTGAGCACCATCGCCGCCCGGCACGGCACCAGCTGGCAGCGGATCTACGCCGCCAACCGGGCCGTCATCGGCGACGATCCCGATGTGATCGTGCCCGGCCAGCGCCTCGCGCTCTGA
- a CDS encoding phosphatase PAP2 family protein, which produces MRTERNLTRRLDRVFARLDREPERPAHIDMPRMSRHRVVLFSATLAFYLAIVWAVVTTSWLVRLDWQVMFFRPYQQWPEIHAFLDYYVVLGQRGPTAVMVAAWLGWRSWRQHTLRPLLTLATTLLLLNVTVGAAKIGMGRLGPHYATVIGSNEMGLGGDIFPSGHTANAVVTWGILAYLASTPRARRWLSALSAVTSLGVGLTTVYLGTHWLSDVLLGWAAGLLILLALPWFEPLVARAELWLFDLRDRWRDRRGRPASEPAAPVTPLALRPLGVPAEPAPVREPVSPTRASRGLAHLAPGPHTARSERTPVTPAGSRRPPGADRLPRGTTQPARP; this is translated from the coding sequence GTGCGTACCGAACGAAACCTCACCCGGCGTCTGGACCGGGTGTTCGCCAGACTGGACCGGGAGCCGGAACGCCCGGCCCACATCGATATGCCGCGGATGAGCCGGCACCGGGTCGTGCTGTTCTCCGCGACCCTGGCCTTCTACCTGGCGATCGTGTGGGCCGTCGTGACCACCTCCTGGCTCGTCCGGCTGGACTGGCAGGTCATGTTCTTCCGGCCGTACCAGCAGTGGCCGGAGATCCACGCGTTCCTCGACTACTACGTGGTGCTGGGCCAGCGCGGTCCCACCGCCGTGATGGTCGCGGCCTGGCTCGGCTGGCGCTCGTGGCGGCAGCACACCCTGCGCCCGCTGCTCACCCTCGCCACCACACTGCTGCTGCTGAACGTCACCGTCGGCGCCGCCAAGATCGGCATGGGACGGCTCGGCCCGCACTACGCCACCGTGATCGGCTCGAACGAGATGGGCCTGGGCGGCGATATATTTCCCAGCGGCCACACCGCCAACGCGGTCGTCACCTGGGGCATCCTGGCCTATCTGGCCTCCACTCCGAGAGCGCGCCGCTGGCTGTCGGCCCTCTCCGCGGTCACCTCGCTCGGCGTCGGCCTCACCACCGTCTACCTCGGTACGCACTGGCTGAGCGACGTGCTGCTGGGCTGGGCCGCGGGCCTGCTGATCCTGCTCGCCCTGCCCTGGTTCGAGCCGCTGGTCGCCAGGGCCGAACTGTGGCTGTTCGACCTGCGCGACCGCTGGCGCGACCGCCGCGGCCGGCCCGCGTCCGAGCCGGCCGCCCCGGTCACGCCCCTCGCGCTCCGGCCGCTCGGCGTCCCGGCGGAGCCGGCGCCCGTCCGCGAGCCGGTCTCGCCGACCCGCGCCTCCCGGGGCCTGGCGCACCTGGCGCCCGGGCCGCACACGGCCCGTTCGGAACGCACCCCGGTCACCCCGGCGGGCAGCCGCCGCCCGCCGGGCGCCGACCGCCTCCCGCGCGGCACGACCCAGCCGGCCCGCCCCTGA
- a CDS encoding lysophospholipid acyltransferase family protein yields MYGLWRPRVLGAWRVPATGPVILAVNHSHNVDGPMVMGVAPRPTHFLIKKEAFIGPLDPFLTGIGQLKVDRATADRGAIGQALGVLAAGGVLGIFPEGTRGEGDFASLRAGLAYFAVRSGAPIVPVAVLGSSERPGRLVKALPPLRSRVDVVFGDPFEAGDGSGRRTRAALDAATERIRKQLTSHLENARRLTGR; encoded by the coding sequence ATGTACGGCCTGTGGCGGCCGCGGGTGCTCGGCGCCTGGAGGGTGCCGGCCACCGGCCCGGTGATCCTCGCCGTGAACCACTCGCACAACGTCGACGGACCGATGGTGATGGGCGTGGCGCCCCGGCCCACGCACTTCCTGATCAAGAAGGAAGCCTTCATCGGCCCGCTGGACCCCTTCCTGACCGGCATCGGCCAGCTGAAGGTGGACCGCGCCACGGCCGACCGGGGCGCGATCGGCCAGGCCCTCGGCGTGCTGGCGGCCGGGGGAGTGCTGGGCATCTTCCCGGAGGGCACCCGGGGCGAGGGCGACTTCGCCTCGCTGCGCGCCGGGCTCGCCTACTTCGCGGTCCGCAGCGGGGCGCCGATCGTCCCCGTGGCCGTCCTGGGAAGCTCGGAGCGGCCCGGCCGCCTGGTCAAGGCGCTGCCCCCGCTGCGCTCCCGCGTCGACGTCGTCTTCGGCGACCCCTTCGAAGCGGGTGACGGCAGCGGACGGCGGACGCGTGCGGCGCTGGACGCGGCGACCGAGCGGATCCGGAAACAGCTCACCAGCCACCTGGAAAACGCCAGGCGCCTGACCGGGCGCTAG
- a CDS encoding I78 family peptidase inhibitor: protein MAPIPTPPAEPQDSPDAYVGLDAAHAERLARQRGWPTVRSLPPGAVITMEYRSGRLNFEVRDGRVSRAWKG, encoded by the coding sequence ATGGCACCGATTCCCACTCCGCCAGCGGAGCCCCAGGACAGTCCGGACGCCTACGTCGGCCTGGACGCCGCCCATGCCGAGCGGCTCGCCCGGCAGCGCGGCTGGCCCACGGTACGGTCGCTGCCGCCGGGCGCGGTCATCACCATGGAGTACCGGTCCGGACGGCTGAACTTCGAGGTACGGGACGGCCGGGTGAGCCGGGCCTGGAAGGGGTGA
- the ctaD gene encoding cytochrome c oxidase subunit I codes for MGTETAAVTPRPAERHRAGRAVVDWLSTTDHKKIGHLYLITAFGFFLAGGVMALLMRAELARPGLQLMDNNQFNQLFTLHGTVMLLLFATPSFAGFANELMPLQIGAADVAFPRLNMLSYWLFAFGGLIVLGSLLVPDGPAAFGWFAYAPLNDARHSPGVGPDLWIMGLALSGFGTILGAVNFLATIIGMRAPGMTMFRMPIFTWNTLFTSILILMAFPVLAAALLVLESDRRFGSQVFQAANGGALLWQHLFWFFGHPEVYIIALPFFGIITEIVPVFSRKPIFGYLTLVGATMAITGLSMVVWAHHMFATGAVMLPFFSLMSFLIAVPTGVKFFNWTGTMIKGSLSFETPMLWATGFLVTFLLGGLTGVILASPPLDFHVTDSYFVVAHFHYVVFGTVVFAVFGGFSFWWPKFTGRMLDERLGRIQFWTLFVGFHTTFLVQHWLGAEGMPRRYADYLSSDGFTALNTVSSIGSFLLGLSTLPFLYNVWRTAMYGEKVEVDDPWGYGRSLEWATSCPPPRHNFVTLPRIRSESPAFDLHHPEYAAEAPQPEPKGHQARSS; via the coding sequence ATGGGGACGGAGACCGCGGCGGTGACGCCACGTCCGGCGGAGCGGCACCGGGCCGGCCGGGCGGTGGTGGACTGGCTCTCCACCACCGACCACAAGAAGATCGGTCATCTGTATCTGATCACGGCGTTCGGGTTCTTCCTGGCCGGCGGCGTCATGGCGCTGCTGATGCGCGCCGAACTCGCCCGGCCGGGACTCCAGCTGATGGACAACAACCAGTTCAACCAGCTGTTCACGCTGCACGGCACGGTCATGCTGCTGCTGTTCGCGACGCCGAGCTTCGCGGGCTTCGCCAACGAGCTGATGCCGTTGCAGATCGGCGCCGCGGACGTGGCCTTCCCGCGGCTGAACATGCTGTCGTACTGGCTGTTCGCCTTCGGCGGGCTGATCGTGCTGGGCTCGCTGCTGGTGCCGGACGGGCCGGCCGCCTTCGGCTGGTTCGCCTACGCACCGCTCAACGACGCCCGGCACTCGCCCGGCGTCGGCCCGGACCTGTGGATCATGGGCCTGGCGCTGTCCGGGTTCGGGACGATCCTGGGAGCGGTCAACTTCCTCGCCACGATCATCGGGATGCGCGCGCCGGGCATGACGATGTTCCGGATGCCGATCTTCACCTGGAACACGCTGTTCACGTCGATCCTGATCCTGATGGCGTTCCCGGTGCTGGCGGCGGCGCTGCTGGTGCTGGAGTCGGACCGGCGGTTCGGTTCGCAGGTGTTCCAGGCGGCGAACGGCGGGGCGCTGCTGTGGCAGCACCTGTTCTGGTTCTTCGGCCATCCCGAGGTCTACATCATCGCGCTGCCGTTCTTCGGGATCATCACGGAGATCGTCCCGGTGTTCAGCCGCAAGCCGATCTTCGGCTATCTGACGCTGGTCGGCGCCACGATGGCGATCACCGGGCTGTCGATGGTGGTGTGGGCGCACCACATGTTCGCCACCGGCGCGGTGATGCTGCCGTTCTTCTCCCTGATGTCGTTCCTGATCGCGGTGCCGACGGGGGTGAAGTTCTTCAACTGGACCGGCACGATGATCAAGGGCTCGCTGTCCTTCGAGACGCCGATGCTGTGGGCCACGGGCTTCCTGGTGACGTTCCTGCTCGGCGGGCTGACGGGGGTGATCCTGGCCTCGCCGCCGCTGGACTTCCACGTCACGGACTCGTACTTCGTCGTCGCCCACTTCCATTACGTGGTCTTCGGCACGGTCGTCTTCGCGGTCTTCGGCGGCTTCTCCTTCTGGTGGCCGAAGTTCACCGGCAGGATGCTGGACGAGCGGCTGGGGAGGATCCAGTTCTGGACGCTCTTCGTCGGCTTCCACACGACCTTCCTGGTGCAGCACTGGCTGGGCGCCGAGGGGATGCCGCGCCGGTACGCCGACTACCTGTCGTCCGACGGCTTCACCGCGCTGAACACGGTCTCCTCGATCGGCTCCTTCCTGCTCGGCCTGTCCACGCTGCCGTTCCTCTACAACGTCTGGCGGACCGCCATGTACGGCGAGAAGGTCGAGGTCGACGACCCGTGGGGCTACGGCCGCTCGCTGGAGTGGGCGACCTCCTGTCCGCCGCCCCGGCACAACTTCGTCACCCTGCCCCGGATCCGCAGCGAGTCCCCGGCCTTCGACCTGCACCACCCGGAGTACGCGGCCGAGGCCCCGCAGCCCGAGCCGAAGGGACACCAGGCGCGATCGTCGTGA
- the aroH gene encoding chorismate mutase, which yields MAVRAVRGAVQLERDDAGHMAEQVGALLTAVLERNGLTAEDLISIWFTATPDLHSDFPAVAARRLGITDVPLICAQELDIAGAMPRVVRLLAHIESDKPRADIAHVYLGAAAALRKDIAQ from the coding sequence GTGGCGGTACGAGCGGTCCGGGGAGCCGTCCAACTGGAACGGGACGACGCCGGTCACATGGCGGAGCAGGTCGGCGCGCTGCTCACCGCCGTCCTCGAACGGAACGGGCTGACCGCCGAGGACCTGATTAGCATCTGGTTCACGGCCACCCCCGACCTGCACAGCGACTTCCCGGCCGTCGCCGCCCGCAGGCTCGGCATCACCGACGTCCCGCTCATCTGCGCCCAGGAACTCGACATCGCCGGCGCCATGCCCCGGGTCGTACGGCTCCTCGCCCACATCGAGTCGGACAAGCCCCGCGCCGACATCGCCCACGTCTACCTCGGCGCCGCCGCGGCCCTGCGCAAGGACATCGCCCAGTGA
- a CDS encoding prephenate dehydrogenase — MRTALVIGTGLIGTSAALALARRGVAVHLADHDPGQARTAAALGAGTDEAPDGPVDLAIVAAPPAHVAKVLADAMRRGLARGYLDVASVKGGPRRELEELGLDLTSYIGTHPMSGREKSGPLAATADLFEGRPWVLTPTRDTDTEVLNLALELVSHCRAVPVVMDADAHDRAVALVSHMPHLVSSMVAARLEHAEESAVRLCGQGIRDVTRIAASDPRMWIDILSANPGPVADLLSDVAADLTKTVRALRDLESADEARRGEGGAGIENLLRRGNAGQVRVPGKHGSAPRTYETVVVLIDDQPGQLARIFADAGRAGVNIEDVRIEHATGQQAGLVQLMVEPRATTALKEALRERGWALRQ, encoded by the coding sequence GTGAGAACCGCACTCGTCATCGGAACCGGACTGATCGGCACCTCCGCCGCCCTGGCCCTGGCCCGGCGCGGCGTCGCCGTCCACCTCGCCGACCACGACCCCGGGCAGGCCCGCACGGCCGCCGCGCTGGGCGCCGGCACCGACGAGGCGCCCGACGGCCCGGTCGACCTGGCGATCGTCGCCGCCCCGCCCGCCCATGTGGCCAAGGTGCTCGCCGACGCCATGCGCCGCGGCCTGGCGCGCGGCTACCTGGACGTCGCCAGCGTCAAGGGCGGCCCGCGCCGGGAGCTGGAGGAACTCGGCCTGGACCTCACCTCCTACATCGGCACCCACCCGATGTCCGGCCGGGAGAAGTCCGGCCCGCTGGCCGCCACCGCCGACCTCTTCGAGGGCCGCCCCTGGGTGCTCACCCCGACCCGGGACACCGACACCGAGGTGCTGAACCTCGCCCTGGAACTGGTCTCGCACTGCCGGGCCGTGCCGGTCGTCATGGACGCCGACGCCCACGACCGCGCCGTGGCCCTCGTCTCCCACATGCCCCACCTGGTCTCCAGCATGGTCGCCGCGCGCCTGGAGCACGCCGAGGAGTCCGCCGTACGGCTGTGCGGGCAGGGCATCCGGGACGTGACCCGGATCGCCGCCTCCGACCCGCGCATGTGGATCGACATCCTGTCCGCGAACCCCGGTCCGGTCGCCGACCTGCTCTCCGACGTCGCCGCCGACCTGACCAAGACGGTCCGGGCACTGCGCGACCTCGAGTCCGCCGACGAGGCCAGGCGCGGCGAGGGCGGCGCGGGCATCGAGAACCTGCTGCGCCGCGGGAACGCCGGCCAGGTGCGGGTACCCGGCAAGCACGGGTCCGCGCCGCGGACCTACGAGACCGTGGTCGTGCTCATCGACGACCAGCCCGGCCAGCTCGCCCGGATCTTCGCGGACGCCGGCCGCGCCGGGGTCAACATCGAGGACGTCCGCATCGAGCACGCCACCGGACAGCAGGCCGGTCTGGTGCAGCTCATGGTCGAGCCGAGGGCGACGACGGCGCTGAAGGAGGCACTGCGGGAGCGGGGCTGGGCGCTGCGCCAGTAG